GTGACCACCTCGTGCTGTGCACGGGCCAGTTCGGCAGTCCGTTCCTGAACGAGCCGCTCGGCCGTGATCCTGGCCTCCTGCTCCACCTCCGTCCTGATCCTGTACACGTCCGCGTCGTGTCTGGCCCGTTCGACCTCGAACTGAATGCTGAGGTTCTGGGTCTGACGGTCGCGTTCGACGTTGAAGAGCACGTCCTTGACGCGGGTGTGCGCCTGCTCGTGTTCGAATGCGGCGCGGTAGTCGCCCTGCATGGAAGCCAGGACGGCCAGTTGCCGGTGCGCTTCGATCTCTTCTTTGGGACTCCGGATCTCCTGGGCGAGCACCAGACTGCGGGAGGTGTGCTGGGTGGCCGCGCTCAGATGGCCGAGTGAGAGTTCCACCGCACCGAGATGCAGCTCCACTTCCAGCTGACCCTGAGGGTCACCCAGTTCCAGAGCCAGGGCCAGCGCAGCTCGGTACACCTCCTGCGCTGCGGTCAGGCGCTCCGTTTTCCTGTACAGGGTCCCGAGGCTGTCGAGGGTGGCCTGTTCGGCTGTCTGAAATCCGATGTCCCGGCTCTGCTGGAGAGCGGCGTTCAGGTGAAGCTCGGCTTCGTCGTGGAGGTCGGCTTCGAGGCAGAAGGTGCCCAGGTTCAGGCGGGTACTGGTGATCAGCGCTCTGTCCTGAGTTTCCTCAGCAGAGACCAGTGCAGCCCGCGCGATTTCCACCGCCAGGGGCAATGCCTGATTGAACGAGTGGACGCGGGCGAGGCTGCTGAGGATCAGTGCGCCGGTACGGACGTCCTGCATGTCCGATTTATGAAGGTCGTAGGCGCGGCTGAGCGACCGGATGGCCGCGTAGTACTGGCCTAACTCGTTCTGGATGTTTCCGAGGTTGATGAGACAGTTGATCTGCCCGCCCGGGTTGTGAAGGGTGATCCAGAGTTGCAGTGCCTGTTCCAGCGACAGGAGCGCTTCGCCGGCATTGCCCCGGTTGACCTGCACGACTGCCAGATGGTTCAGGGCGGTCGCGTGGAGGGCCTGCTCTTTCGCGTCCCGGCCGTGCTCGACCCGGCTGATGGCGCGGCTCAGGTGCTGCTGCGCCTCTTCGAACTGCCCGAGGCTGAGACTGATTTTTCCGGCCAGCGTTTCGGCTTCTGCCTGGCCCATCTGGTGATGCAACGCTGCGTAAGTCTGGCCGGCGCTGGTCACGGCCTCCAGTGCCGGCTGGAACTCCGAAGCGTGAAGCAGGGCCTGACCCAGCAGCACGTGACTCTGGGCCAGGGCGGCGTGGTCGTTCAGCAGGTCGGCGAGCCTGCAGTACGCCTGTGCAGCGGGTACGACGTCCCGCGCGCTGGTCTCCATGAGGCGGAGGACTTCCGCGTGAAGTGTGCGCAGCTGCTCGTCGCTTTCCTGGATGAGACGTCCGAAGTGGTAATCCTTCGCGCTCATCAGGTGTCGTTCCCCATGCGCCGTCCTACTTGACGCTGAGCGTGAGGAACGCGGACAGGTCCAGACGACCGCTGCCCAGCTTCTGATCTTTCGCGTACGGACGGTTCAGCGGGTTGGCGTAGATGTCGGCAGCAGAGTTCGCCATGGTGTCGAGCAGGCTGCTGGCGGGCACCTTGAGGCTCTGGCCCAGCGCCAGGGCCAGAGCACCGGCGGCCATCGGGGCCGCCTGACTCGTGCCGCTCCAGGCGGCCATCAGGTTGCCGGGCGCGGGCGCGTACACGTTCTCGCCGGGCGCTGCGATCCGCAGTTCCTTGGCATAGTTGGAGAAGACGGATTTCTCGTCCTGAGGGGTGAGGCTGCCGACGCTCATCACGCCGTCGATCCTCTCGGCGGTGGC
The Deinococcus aquiradiocola DNA segment above includes these coding regions:
- a CDS encoding HD domain-containing phosphohydrolase yields the protein MSAKDYHFGRLIQESDEQLRTLHAEVLRLMETSARDVVPAAQAYCRLADLLNDHAALAQSHVLLGQALLHASEFQPALEAVTSAGQTYAALHHQMGQAEAETLAGKISLSLGQFEEAQQHLSRAISRVEHGRDAKEQALHATALNHLAVVQVNRGNAGEALLSLEQALQLWITLHNPGGQINCLINLGNIQNELGQYYAAIRSLSRAYDLHKSDMQDVRTGALILSSLARVHSFNQALPLAVEIARAALVSAEETQDRALITSTRLNLGTFCLEADLHDEAELHLNAALQQSRDIGFQTAEQATLDSLGTLYRKTERLTAAQEVYRAALALALELGDPQGQLEVELHLGAVELSLGHLSAATQHTSRSLVLAQEIRSPKEEIEAHRQLAVLASMQGDYRAAFEHEQAHTRVKDVLFNVERDRQTQNLSIQFEVERARHDADVYRIRTEVEQEARITAERLVQERTAELARAQHEVVTRLAMAAEYRDDTTGEHTRRVGRSSAAIARALGWPEDQAKLLGIAARLHDVGKIGIPDAILLKAGQLESVEYEQMKTHTLIGARILSGGHSELLRMAEEIALTHHERWDGSGYPLGLRESQIPMTGRIVALADVFDALTQARPYKRAWTFQEALEELQNQSGTHFDPLIVKTALRVLASPLSPTGGAAVPTALEEGVLDEWDASHILGVFEQLLVERTRDLEIARQQAEQATKNMARMAFTDSLTALPNRRAFEDDMRVVFQQDLAEADGGALAVIIFDLDGFKAANDTLGHSQGDHLLKAFGHGLEAAFRSVGRAYRIGGDEFAVIGTRTPDDTTVGRLLQTALEQARHQTPVQLSASMGIARYPLDARTSDDLLRFSDRQMYQDKYHRRSSR